In one window of Nocardia brasiliensis DNA:
- a CDS encoding TIGR03084 family metal-binding protein: MADLEALLGDFAEECADLERIVAPLAATEWTRATPAPGWTIAHQIGHLAWTDEVATVAATDAAEFQRLVTEAGPKVLTFVDDAAAAAASAPAAELLERWHRGRKALTDALRAVPAGTKLPWFGPPMSAASMITARIMETWAHGQDVADALGVTREPTARLRTVAHIGVRTRNFAYTVHGKTAPAEEFRVELTAPDDTTWSWGPEAAAQRVSGPALDFCLLVTQRRHPDDLAIVATGQDAAEWLTLAQAFAGPTGAGRTPGQFA; encoded by the coding sequence ATGGCTGACCTCGAAGCACTGCTCGGCGATTTCGCCGAGGAATGCGCCGACCTGGAACGAATCGTCGCCCCGCTGGCGGCCACCGAGTGGACCCGCGCGACCCCGGCACCCGGCTGGACCATCGCCCATCAGATCGGCCATCTGGCCTGGACCGACGAGGTCGCGACGGTCGCGGCGACCGATGCCGCGGAATTCCAGCGGCTGGTGACCGAGGCCGGGCCGAAGGTGCTGACCTTCGTCGACGACGCGGCCGCCGCGGCGGCGAGCGCGCCCGCGGCCGAGCTGCTCGAGCGCTGGCACCGTGGCCGCAAGGCACTGACCGACGCGCTGCGCGCGGTACCGGCGGGCACGAAACTGCCGTGGTTCGGTCCGCCGATGAGCGCCGCCTCGATGATCACCGCCCGCATCATGGAGACCTGGGCGCACGGCCAGGACGTCGCCGACGCCCTCGGCGTGACCAGGGAGCCGACCGCCCGGCTGCGCACGGTCGCCCATATCGGCGTGCGCACCAGGAACTTCGCCTACACCGTGCACGGCAAGACCGCGCCCGCCGAGGAATTCCGAGTGGAGCTGACCGCACCCGACGACACGACCTGGTCGTGGGGGCCCGAGGCCGCCGCACAGCGGGTGAGCGGGCCCGCGCTCGACTTCTGCCTGCTGGTGACCCAGCGCAGGCACCCGGACGATCTGGCGATCGTCGCGACGGGCCAGGACGCGGCCGAATGGCTCACCCTCGCACAGGCTTTCGCCGGACCCACGGGCGCGGGCCGCACACCGGGGCAGTTCGCCTGA
- the lhgO gene encoding L-2-hydroxyglutarate oxidase: MPHSMYDFCVIGGGIVGVATAHRILREHPGASLVLLEKAATLATHQTGHNSGVIHSGIYYPPDSLKARLCRQGARWTKEFAAAQGIAFEVCGKLLVATDAAEHRRMLALHERSVTNGVAVELIDAAELRRREPRVRGVGALFVPDTGIVDYTRITAALAAEVTAAGGRLVFGAEVTALAETDSAVTASGPAGSWSARTLVVCAGLQADRLARMAGLRNDFRIVPFRGEYYQLPPERAGLVRTLIYPIPDPELPFLGVHLSPTIDGTLTVGPNAVLGLAREGYRKGSFDARDAGAVLGFPGVHRVAKANIRTGLRELRNSVFKRGYLAECRKYCPELTMADLRPREAGIRAQAVLRDGTLVHDFMIERTPRSIHVLNAPSPAATSAMPIAEHIVAQL; this comes from the coding sequence ATGCCGCACAGCATGTACGACTTCTGCGTGATCGGCGGTGGCATCGTGGGGGTGGCGACCGCGCACCGCATTCTGCGCGAACACCCCGGTGCGAGCCTGGTGCTGCTGGAAAAGGCCGCGACCCTGGCCACGCACCAAACCGGACACAACAGCGGGGTCATCCACTCGGGTATCTACTACCCGCCCGACAGCCTGAAGGCGCGACTGTGCAGGCAGGGCGCGCGCTGGACCAAGGAATTCGCGGCGGCGCAGGGGATCGCGTTCGAGGTCTGCGGCAAGCTGCTGGTCGCGACGGACGCGGCCGAGCACCGGCGGATGCTCGCGCTGCACGAGCGTTCGGTGACCAACGGCGTGGCGGTCGAGCTGATCGATGCCGCCGAGTTGCGCAGGCGAGAACCGCGGGTACGCGGCGTCGGCGCGCTGTTCGTGCCCGACACCGGCATCGTCGACTACACCCGGATCACCGCGGCGCTGGCCGCCGAGGTGACGGCCGCGGGCGGGCGTCTGGTGTTCGGCGCCGAGGTCACCGCGCTCGCCGAGACCGACAGCGCGGTCACCGCTAGCGGACCTGCCGGATCGTGGTCGGCGCGAACCCTGGTGGTGTGCGCCGGTCTGCAGGCCGATCGCCTGGCGCGGATGGCCGGTCTGCGCAACGACTTTCGGATCGTGCCCTTCCGCGGCGAGTACTACCAGCTGCCGCCGGAGCGGGCCGGGCTGGTGCGCACGCTGATCTATCCGATCCCCGACCCGGAGCTGCCGTTCCTCGGCGTCCACCTGAGCCCGACCATCGACGGCACGCTGACCGTCGGCCCGAACGCGGTGCTCGGACTGGCCAGGGAGGGCTATCGCAAGGGCAGCTTCGACGCCAGGGACGCCGGCGCGGTGCTCGGATTTCCCGGCGTGCACCGGGTGGCCAAGGCCAATATCCGGACCGGTTTGCGGGAGTTGCGCAACTCGGTGTTCAAGCGCGGGTACCTGGCCGAGTGCCGCAAGTACTGCCCCGAGCTGACCATGGCGGACCTTCGACCGCGCGAGGCGGGCATCCGCGCGCAGGCGGTGCTGCGGGACGGCACCCTGGTGCACGACTTCATGATCGAGCGCACGCCGCGCTCGATCCATGTGCTCAACGCGCCGTCACCCGCGGCCACCTCGGCCATGCCGATCGCCGAGCACATCGTCGCTCAGCTCTGA
- a CDS encoding SRPBCC family protein, whose amino-acid sequence MGHIKYASDVGAPVEVAFTYTDNHLFVPDWMFGVAGFEPAGELDHGLGATFTTTTRLLMLWRPTMTCEVTEYRRNVVIGYTLRGRLSGTLTLRFDPLGYGRSVLTSEAHYSPPRGFAGRLCAGLVDSAVKSALRRTESQLRREIEEFHGTDLVGRIA is encoded by the coding sequence GTGGGCCACATCAAGTACGCGAGTGACGTCGGAGCGCCTGTCGAGGTCGCCTTCACCTATACGGACAACCACCTGTTCGTCCCGGATTGGATGTTCGGGGTCGCCGGCTTCGAACCCGCCGGGGAACTGGACCACGGTCTCGGCGCGACATTCACCACCACCACTCGACTACTGATGCTCTGGCGCCCGACCATGACATGCGAGGTCACCGAATATCGCCGCAACGTCGTGATCGGGTATACGCTGCGTGGGCGTTTATCCGGGACCTTGACGCTGCGCTTCGACCCACTCGGTTACGGGAGGTCGGTGCTGACGTCGGAGGCACACTACAGTCCACCGCGCGGCTTCGCGGGGCGTCTGTGTGCCGGTCTGGTGGACTCCGCCGTGAAATCGGCGCTCCGCCGCACCGAGTCCCAATTGCGAAGGGAGATAGAAGAATTCCACGGTACCGATCTTGTCGGTCGGATTGCGTAG
- a CDS encoding ribonuclease H family protein → MIIVSTDGSCLRNPGGAIGWAWVNHQGSSSSGGGASGTNQVAELRAVLEAILAHPGSEPLLIESDSLYAIKCASEWISSWRLNGWRTSTGGAVKNVELIRQIDKAIASRPGPVRFRWVRGHVGNYFNEQADALAGEAARKAAVSAAVSEANTAEIPAVTVEEAPAVPEVLPHKPERLPKPAAVSGQAAGKAAAPSAPQALTLF, encoded by the coding sequence ATGATCATCGTGAGCACCGACGGATCCTGCCTGCGCAACCCCGGCGGCGCCATCGGCTGGGCGTGGGTCAATCATCAGGGCTCCTCGTCCAGCGGCGGCGGCGCGTCCGGCACGAACCAGGTCGCCGAGCTGCGCGCGGTACTGGAGGCGATTCTCGCCCATCCCGGCTCGGAACCCCTACTGATCGAAAGTGATTCGCTCTACGCGATCAAGTGCGCGTCGGAGTGGATCTCCAGCTGGCGGCTCAACGGCTGGCGCACCTCGACCGGTGGCGCCGTGAAGAACGTCGAACTCATCCGGCAGATCGACAAAGCAATCGCCAGCAGACCGGGCCCGGTTCGATTCCGTTGGGTCCGTGGCCATGTCGGCAACTACTTCAACGAGCAGGCCGACGCGCTTGCCGGAGAAGCGGCTCGGAAGGCGGCCGTCTCGGCGGCCGTTTCCGAGGCGAACACCGCGGAAATCCCCGCGGTGACTGTGGAAGAGGCGCCGGCGGTGCCGGAGGTGTTGCCGCACAAGCCCGAACGGCTACCCAAACCGGCTGCCGTCTCGGGACAGGCCGCGGGGAAGGCGGCCGCGCCGTCGGCGCCACAGGCATTGACGCTGTTCTGA
- a CDS encoding MlaD family protein yields MIAKLKEHKLVLSSLGLVLVFVIGAAYLMVSVMRVNPLRSSYTVTVNLDRSGGLQPGNDVTLRGYRIGKVTSIKLTDRGQAIAAAAQIESKFKIPVDTDISVQALSGAGEQYIDFRPGTEQGPYLGDGAVIAFDAAKIKTPTPVWSVLDNSSALIAQVDPEKFGVILSELDTALSGGPDQLRGMVNGISLAMAGFDSLLPQTTNLITNLRTIAETTSNAQPDLATLTRNSGTLFEQFNNANAELQGVLERAPGQLAGLGAVLDKTSDPITSLAANFSAMTKAAQLRLPALRALFPSLAAGAEALGVPAHDGEFHAILDLWPRPFCTYDTPQIRNETVQDGSIPKWNYCENPPPGMYIRGAANAPRPDVPNNGAHMPPGVDPNERTMPPVR; encoded by the coding sequence GTGATCGCGAAGCTGAAAGAGCACAAGCTGGTGCTGTCCTCGCTCGGCCTGGTGCTGGTGTTCGTCATCGGCGCCGCCTATCTGATGGTGAGCGTCATGCGGGTCAATCCGCTGCGCTCCAGCTACACCGTCACTGTGAACCTGGATCGTTCCGGCGGGCTGCAGCCGGGCAACGACGTGACGTTGCGCGGCTACCGCATCGGCAAGGTGACCTCGATCAAGCTGACCGATCGCGGCCAGGCCATCGCCGCGGCGGCCCAGATCGAGAGCAAGTTCAAGATCCCGGTCGACACCGACATCTCGGTGCAGGCGCTCTCCGGCGCGGGCGAGCAGTACATCGACTTCCGCCCTGGCACCGAGCAGGGGCCGTATCTCGGTGACGGCGCGGTGATCGCGTTCGACGCGGCGAAGATCAAGACGCCGACCCCGGTGTGGTCGGTGCTGGACAACTCCAGCGCGCTGATCGCGCAGGTCGACCCGGAGAAGTTCGGTGTGATCCTCAGCGAGCTCGACACCGCGCTGAGCGGCGGGCCGGATCAGTTGCGCGGCATGGTCAATGGCATCAGCCTGGCCATGGCCGGTTTCGACAGCTTGCTGCCGCAGACCACCAACCTGATCACCAACCTGCGCACGATCGCCGAGACCACCTCCAACGCCCAGCCCGATCTCGCGACGCTGACCCGCAACTCCGGCACGCTGTTCGAGCAGTTCAACAATGCGAACGCCGAGCTGCAGGGGGTGCTGGAGCGGGCACCGGGGCAGCTGGCCGGTCTCGGTGCGGTGCTCGACAAGACCAGCGACCCGATCACCAGCTTGGCCGCCAATTTCTCGGCCATGACCAAGGCCGCGCAGCTGCGCTTGCCCGCGCTGCGTGCGCTGTTCCCGTCGCTCGCGGCGGGTGCCGAGGCGCTCGGTGTGCCGGCGCACGACGGTGAGTTCCACGCGATCCTGGATCTGTGGCCGCGCCCGTTCTGCACCTACGACACCCCGCAGATCCGTAACGAGACCGTGCAGGACGGCTCGATTCCGAAGTGGAACTACTGCGAGAATCCGCCTCCTGGCATGTACATTCGCGGCGCCGCCAACGCGCCGCGTCCAGATGTGCCGAACAACGGCGCGCACATGCCGCCGGGTGTCGATCCGAACGAACGGACCATGCCCCCGGTGCGGTGA
- a CDS encoding MCE family protein, with protein sequence MTIKARRALMAVAAVAAVSVTSGCGLTVEKLPLPKPGVGNETYTVHAVFENALNLPDQAKVKIGGSDVGVVSKITTKNFQAVVDLQINKDIELPEGSTAELRQATPLGDVFIAVSKPKTEPGAALLRDGATLGLDKTSAGATVEQLLISISMLFNGGGVASLSRLTSELDSIVGGRGGQLSHLITEMTGVVGSLNDNSAKVDGVLNEFSALANTIETRRNELGQVADTLPQMIGAIAENNRAIGDLLTKVSTTSAALGDYADSSGEQLASLLDNTRQLMDALSATGDNLEILLDRAHTLRPKLDATFKGKSFAVYATATNLDLSALTDPEHGRLQDLQDFQDFAGSLIQVLQIVQSRVQGGHR encoded by the coding sequence ATGACGATCAAGGCACGACGGGCGCTGATGGCGGTGGCGGCGGTGGCCGCCGTGTCGGTCACCTCAGGGTGTGGTCTCACGGTGGAGAAGCTGCCGCTGCCCAAACCGGGCGTCGGCAACGAAACCTATACCGTGCACGCGGTATTCGAGAACGCGCTGAACCTGCCCGACCAGGCGAAGGTGAAGATCGGCGGCTCGGATGTCGGCGTGGTCTCCAAGATCACGACCAAGAACTTCCAGGCGGTCGTCGATCTGCAGATCAACAAGGACATCGAGCTGCCGGAGGGCAGCACGGCCGAGTTGCGCCAGGCGACCCCGCTCGGTGACGTGTTCATCGCGGTGTCCAAGCCGAAGACCGAACCGGGCGCGGCCCTGCTACGCGACGGCGCCACCCTCGGCCTGGACAAGACCTCGGCGGGCGCGACGGTCGAGCAGCTGCTGATCTCGATCTCCATGCTGTTCAACGGCGGCGGCGTCGCCAGCCTGAGCAGGCTGACCTCGGAGCTGGACTCCATCGTCGGCGGCCGCGGCGGCCAGCTGTCGCACCTGATCACCGAAATGACCGGCGTGGTCGGCAGTTTGAACGACAACAGCGCCAAGGTCGACGGGGTGCTGAACGAATTCAGCGCGCTGGCCAACACCATCGAGACCCGGCGCAACGAGCTCGGCCAGGTGGCCGACACCTTGCCGCAAATGATCGGCGCGATCGCGGAGAACAACCGCGCCATCGGTGATCTGCTGACCAAGGTCTCGACCACCAGCGCCGCGCTCGGCGACTACGCCGACAGCTCCGGCGAGCAGCTCGCCAGCCTGCTGGACAACACCCGGCAGTTGATGGACGCGCTCTCGGCCACCGGCGACAACCTCGAGATCCTGCTCGACCGGGCACATACGTTGCGCCCCAAGCTCGACGCGACCTTCAAGGGCAAGAGCTTCGCGGTCTACGCGACCGCGACCAACCTCGACCTCAGCGCGCTGACCGACCCGGAGCACGGCAGGCTGCAAGACCTGCAGGACTTCCAGGACTTCGCGGGCAGCCTGATCCAGGTGCTGCAGATCGTGCAGTCCCGAGTGCAGGGGGGTCACCGGTGA
- a CDS encoding MCE family protein, whose translation MSFAETVKLRSLAKLVLVSAAALTVGSCSLVPTSVNDALGQTIRITADFENIAGIYEGNPITVLGLDVGKVDKIVPKGTLVEVHMSIDNDVKIPKDAMAAIISPSIVTDRHVELTPVYTKGETLADGAHLPLAKTKTPVELDTMIKTIDQFAAALKPEPGSEGIGPLSGRVLYPMVNGNGEKMRDTLNALSGALKVGVDNKDAVSNIIVKLNELTTMLADNDQSVRDFSNRMTQLTGLLAEQSPGLQATLDQINDFLANTSTTLVQYQDQLAGSMAGLTNVTQQLRDNAYGITEVVDVAPLAFQNVDRIMNREHGYVRLHAIIGTALTGDILSLFCERVQMKAQGCRTGYGQDFGPDYGLTAALLGLTK comes from the coding sequence ATGAGCTTCGCCGAGACCGTCAAACTCCGTTCCCTCGCCAAGCTGGTGCTGGTCAGCGCGGCCGCGCTGACCGTGGGAAGCTGCTCGCTGGTGCCGACCTCGGTGAACGACGCACTGGGCCAGACGATTCGGATCACCGCCGACTTCGAGAACATCGCGGGCATCTACGAGGGCAACCCGATCACCGTGCTCGGCCTCGACGTCGGCAAGGTCGACAAGATCGTGCCGAAGGGCACCCTCGTCGAGGTGCACATGTCGATCGACAACGACGTGAAGATCCCGAAAGACGCGATGGCGGCGATCATTTCGCCGTCCATCGTGACCGACCGGCACGTCGAGCTCACGCCGGTCTACACCAAGGGCGAGACGCTGGCCGACGGCGCGCATCTGCCGCTGGCCAAGACCAAGACGCCGGTCGAGCTGGACACGATGATCAAGACCATTGATCAGTTCGCCGCCGCGCTCAAGCCGGAGCCCGGCAGCGAGGGCATCGGCCCGCTTTCGGGCCGGGTGCTGTACCCGATGGTGAACGGCAACGGCGAGAAGATGCGGGACACGCTCAACGCGTTGTCCGGCGCGTTGAAGGTCGGCGTCGACAACAAGGACGCGGTGTCCAACATCATCGTGAAGCTGAACGAGCTGACCACGATGCTGGCCGACAACGATCAGTCGGTGCGCGACTTCAGCAACCGGATGACCCAGCTCACCGGGCTGCTCGCGGAGCAGTCCCCCGGTCTGCAGGCGACGTTGGACCAGATCAACGACTTCCTGGCCAACACCAGCACGACCCTGGTCCAGTACCAGGACCAGCTGGCGGGCTCGATGGCCGGGCTGACCAACGTCACCCAGCAGCTGCGCGACAACGCCTACGGCATCACCGAGGTCGTCGATGTGGCACCGCTGGCCTTCCAGAACGTGGACCGCATCATGAATCGCGAGCACGGCTACGTCCGGCTGCACGCGATCATCGGCACGGCATTGACCGGCGACATCCTGAGCCTGTTCTGCGAACGCGTGCAGATGAAGGCGCAGGGGTGCCGTACCGGTTACGGCCAGGACTTCGGGCCGGATTACGGCCTCACGGCAGCGCTGCTCGGACTGACGAAATGA
- a CDS encoding MCE family protein: MTKLKTRFDNNRHFWLGIIGGALIVALLLASSAIKLLGVGEQSIKAEFVQAAGIKVGDRVAIAGVTSGRVDGAKLEGDHVLLTLSVDNDVKLGPDARASIKMATLLGARYVDLEPGDGTGLKGGRIPVSNTAVPYNLADVVQVGTPKFEALDTKKLSESLNLINQQMGDSPQLMAQALDSVGALAKVMDTRRDEVDSLLKDLNRVTQILGDNRNSVLLVITQGEAIANRVMERQGLLRQLLDNVAQLTKQLQAIGAENDNQLGPTIQQLNTMAEGLQKNKDNLDRLLSLMPPTVRYLANSWGGSGPYGDVGLPWLFPDNWLCFANAIEGCQG; this comes from the coding sequence ATGACCAAGCTCAAGACCAGGTTCGACAACAATCGCCACTTCTGGCTCGGCATCATCGGCGGCGCGCTGATCGTCGCGCTGCTGCTCGCCTCCAGCGCGATCAAGCTGCTCGGCGTCGGCGAGCAGTCGATCAAGGCGGAGTTCGTGCAGGCCGCGGGCATCAAGGTCGGTGACCGGGTGGCCATCGCGGGCGTGACGAGCGGCCGGGTGGACGGCGCGAAGCTCGAGGGCGACCACGTGCTGCTGACGCTGAGCGTCGACAACGACGTCAAGCTCGGCCCGGACGCACGCGCGTCGATCAAGATGGCCACGCTGCTCGGCGCCAGGTACGTCGATCTCGAGCCCGGTGACGGCACCGGGCTCAAGGGTGGGCGAATCCCGGTGTCCAACACCGCCGTTCCGTACAACCTGGCCGATGTGGTGCAGGTCGGCACGCCCAAGTTCGAGGCGCTCGACACCAAGAAGCTGTCCGAGTCGCTGAACCTGATCAATCAGCAGATGGGCGATTCTCCGCAGCTGATGGCGCAGGCGCTCGACAGCGTCGGCGCGCTGGCCAAGGTGATGGACACCCGCCGCGACGAGGTCGACAGCCTGCTCAAGGACCTGAACCGGGTCACCCAGATCCTCGGCGACAACCGCAACAGCGTGCTGCTGGTGATCACCCAGGGCGAGGCCATCGCGAACCGGGTGATGGAGCGGCAGGGGCTGCTGCGGCAGCTGCTCGACAACGTCGCCCAGCTCACCAAGCAGCTGCAGGCGATCGGCGCGGAGAACGACAACCAGCTCGGCCCGACCATCCAGCAGTTGAACACCATGGCCGAGGGCCTACAGAAGAACAAGGACAATCTGGACCGGTTGCTCTCGCTGATGCCGCCGACGGTGCGCTATCTGGCGAACTCCTGGGGCGGCAGCGGACCGTACGGCGACGTCGGTCTCCCGTGGCTGTTCCCGGACAACTGGTTGTGCTTCGCCAATGCGATCGAGGGGTGCCAGGGATGA
- a CDS encoding MCE family protein produces MSIKKPLIGFGIFAIVSILVTVVVWNTLARIVQGDTNTYSATFSDVLGLHTGDDVRMAGVRVGKVEKIELNRDPKSKKQVAKVTFVVQRDQTLFDDTKALVRYQNLIGQRYVALAPGKEPNPAQLKNNGSIPLERTEPSFDVSGLLNGFQPLFQALQPEQVNRLSETFIQALQGDGVSLSAFIVQAAQLATDFQRRDAILSDVIVNLSGVMAGLAKRGDELETLVTQTRALIGGLYEQGQSLQSSTVQIANATSSLVDMVGNIQPKLQTAQNSTSAALTLLLANGAKLDQMAIDLPNIVSIGGKHTSEGGYANAYLCGLDVSLYGVLFPRGLFSQIGGTSHSAVCRP; encoded by the coding sequence ATGAGCATCAAGAAGCCGCTGATCGGGTTCGGCATCTTCGCGATCGTCTCCATCCTGGTGACGGTCGTCGTCTGGAACACGCTGGCGCGAATTGTCCAGGGTGACACCAACACCTACTCCGCGACGTTCTCCGATGTGCTCGGCTTGCACACCGGTGACGATGTCCGGATGGCCGGTGTGCGGGTGGGCAAGGTCGAGAAGATCGAGCTGAATCGCGATCCGAAGTCCAAGAAGCAGGTGGCGAAGGTGACCTTCGTCGTGCAGCGGGATCAGACGCTGTTCGACGACACCAAAGCCCTTGTGCGCTACCAGAACCTGATCGGTCAGCGGTACGTGGCGCTGGCACCGGGCAAGGAGCCGAATCCGGCGCAGCTGAAGAACAACGGTTCGATCCCGCTCGAGCGCACCGAGCCGTCGTTCGATGTGTCGGGGCTGCTCAACGGTTTTCAGCCGCTGTTCCAGGCGTTGCAGCCCGAGCAGGTGAACCGGTTGTCGGAGACCTTCATCCAGGCTTTGCAGGGTGACGGAGTCTCGTTGAGCGCGTTCATTGTTCAGGCCGCGCAGCTGGCCACCGATTTCCAGCGGCGGGACGCGATCCTGTCCGATGTGATCGTCAACCTTTCCGGTGTGATGGCGGGGTTGGCCAAGCGAGGTGATGAATTGGAGACCCTGGTGACCCAGACCCGGGCCTTGATCGGTGGTTTGTACGAGCAGGGGCAGTCGTTGCAGTCCTCGACGGTGCAGATCGCCAATGCCACCAGCTCGCTGGTGGACATGGTCGGCAACATCCAGCCGAAGCTGCAGACCGCCCAGAACTCCACCAGCGCGGCACTGACGCTGCTGCTGGCCAACGGCGCCAAGCTCGACCAGATGGCGATCGATCTGCCCAACATCGTCTCGATCGGTGGCAAGCACACCTCCGAGGGCGGCTACGCCAACGCCTACCTGTGCGGCTTGGACGTTTCGCTGTACGGAGTGCTGTTCCCGCGCGGACTGTTCTCCCAGATCGGTGGCACTTCGCACTCGGCGGTGTGCCGCCCATGA
- a CDS encoding MlaD family protein, with the protein MIIDPSGRGPTMRQLLLAGVGGLVVFAVVLAFLMGRYTGYFVDKVNVVANLTTTGDGLPEKADVKFRGVLVGEVADVEVAAKGELQKVQIEMKPEFAKGVPSNVTARVVPSNLFAVTSVELVFNGPADQYLHEGSVIEEDRSAGTLALQDTLTTVRNILDRIDPMQFGRVLGTLSQALDGSGRMPGSTVERFDRWLQSVDDSIPDLGVMLGDLSASMHALNQSAPELLDVLGTSVDTARTIADRRTDLVALITGTSNTVDTVNDLFARNGDVGKQVTVGTSDMFGAVAADPAAITNTILNLSEMVRKMDTTFTWGPQQQQRWNAGITLTPYKPYTVADCPRYGDMAGPSCATAPAVNELPPLPDNLKPRALESAAGLPPVVPMPGLPLIPGVTMPNPATVPGPVAGEPRPFAGTPLEGLFPMLPNLLGPQPAPAPEAPGPVAPAAATEGTPKAGEISYRGDAAITTLLGRQPTTAEYLLLSSILKGGTMHVAQSEASK; encoded by the coding sequence ATGATCATTGATCCGAGTGGGCGTGGTCCCACCATGCGCCAGCTGCTCCTCGCGGGTGTCGGCGGGCTGGTCGTCTTCGCCGTCGTGCTCGCCTTTCTGATGGGCCGCTACACCGGCTACTTCGTCGACAAGGTGAACGTCGTCGCGAACCTGACCACCACGGGGGACGGGCTGCCGGAGAAGGCCGACGTCAAGTTCCGCGGCGTGCTCGTCGGCGAGGTCGCCGACGTGGAGGTCGCGGCCAAGGGCGAGCTGCAGAAGGTGCAGATCGAGATGAAGCCCGAGTTCGCGAAGGGCGTTCCGTCGAACGTCACCGCGCGGGTGGTGCCGAGCAACCTGTTCGCGGTCACCTCGGTCGAGCTGGTCTTCAACGGGCCCGCCGATCAGTACCTGCACGAGGGCTCGGTCATCGAGGAGGACCGCAGCGCGGGCACGCTGGCGCTGCAGGACACCCTGACCACGGTGCGCAACATCCTGGACCGGATCGACCCGATGCAGTTCGGGCGGGTGCTCGGCACGCTGTCGCAGGCGCTCGACGGCAGCGGCCGGATGCCCGGCTCCACCGTCGAGCGGTTCGATCGCTGGCTGCAGTCGGTGGACGACTCCATCCCCGATCTCGGCGTGATGCTCGGTGATCTGTCCGCGTCGATGCACGCGCTGAACCAGTCGGCGCCCGAATTGCTCGATGTGCTCGGCACTTCCGTGGACACCGCGCGGACCATCGCCGATCGGCGCACCGATCTCGTCGCGTTGATCACCGGCACCAGCAACACGGTCGACACCGTGAACGATCTGTTCGCGCGCAACGGCGACGTGGGCAAGCAGGTGACCGTGGGCACGAGCGACATGTTCGGCGCGGTGGCCGCCGATCCGGCCGCGATCACCAATACGATCCTGAATCTCAGTGAGATGGTCCGCAAAATGGACACCACCTTCACCTGGGGCCCGCAACAGCAGCAGCGCTGGAACGCGGGCATCACGCTCACCCCGTACAAGCCGTACACCGTGGCCGACTGCCCCCGCTACGGCGACATGGCCGGGCCGAGCTGTGCCACCGCCCCCGCGGTGAACGAGCTGCCGCCGCTGCCGGACAACCTGAAGCCGCGGGCGCTCGAGTCGGCCGCAGGCCTCCCGCCGGTGGTGCCGATGCCGGGCCTGCCGCTGATTCCCGGCGTCACCATGCCCAACCCGGCGACCGTGCCCGGCCCGGTGGCCGGTGAGCCGCGGCCGTTCGCGGGGACGCCGCTGGAGGGCCTGTTCCCGATGCTGCCGAACCTGCTCGGCCCGCAGCCCGCGCCCGCACCCGAGGCACCGGGGCCGGTGGCGCCCGCCGCCGCGACCGAGGGCACGCCGAAGGCCGGTGAGATCTCCTACCGAGGCGACGCGGCGATCACCACGCTGCTCGGCCGCCAGCCGACCACCGCCGAATATCTGCTGTTGAGCTCGATCCTGAAGGGCGGGACCATGCACGTGGCCCAGAGTGAGGCGAGCAAATGA